Genomic DNA from Candidatus Koribacter versatilis Ellin345:
AAGAACGTTCAGACAGTAGCCACGGGTGCCGATGAAATGGGTGCCAGCATTCGCGAGATCGCGAAGAGCACTGGGGAGGCCAGCAAAGTTGCGACGGCTGCAGTACAGACTGCCGACCACACCAACGCGACCATCGCCAAGTTAGGCCAGAGCAGCGCTGAGATTGGCGAGGTCATCAAGGTGATTACGTCGATAGCGCAACAGACGAACTTGTTGGCATTGAATGCCACGATCGAAGCAGCCCGTGCGGGAGACGCAGGGAAGGGCTTCGCGGTGGTGGCCAACGAAGTAAAAGAACTGGCGAAAGAGACCGCCAAGGCGACCGAAGACATCAGCCAAAAAATAGTCGCAATCCAGGGCGACACCAAAGGTGCAGTCGGTGCGATCGGAGAAATTGGCGCGGTGATCGGGCAGATCAACGACATCCAGCACGGCATTGCCAGCGCGGTGGAAGAGCAAAGTGCCACGACTTCGGAGATCAGCCGCAACCTTGCGGAGGCGGCGCGTGGCGCAGTGGACATCACCGCGAATGTCACTGCGGTGGCGAGCGCGGCGCGTGCTGCAACCCAGGGAGCGACCGAGACTGGCAAGTCCGCACAAGCACTGCAGAAGATGGCGGTGGACCTGGATGCCATGATCGCGCGTTTCAAATTGTCGGACGACGACGTCGCGAGCGATCGCAGATTCAACCTAACCAGGCAGTCGAGCGAGTACGCAGGGGTCATGTAATGCACGCACTGATCGTGGATGATTCATCGGCGATGAGGGCATTTCTGAGGCTGGCCCTGAAGGGTGCCGGGTTCAGCACCGCCGAGGCACGCAATGGGAGAGAAGGGCTGCAGTCGTTAGAGCGCAGCAATCCGGACATCGTTCTGCTCGACTGGAACATGCCGGAAATGGACGGTTTCAGCATGCTCCGCGCCATGCGCGCCGACGCTCGCTGGAAGGACGTGAAGGTGATGATGGTGACCACAGAGACCGAGATGGCAGAGATGGCGCGTGCTCTCGGCGCGGGAGCGGACGAATACGTAATGAAACCGTTCACGCGAGAAGTGATTCTTGAAAAGCTGGAAATTCTCGGCATGATGCCGCAGGCGCTATGAACCGTACACGCGTTTTGATCGTGGATGATTCGGTTGTGATCCGCTCTCTGTTGCGGCAAATCCTGGCACAGGAAGCCGACCTTGAAGTCGCTGGTGTCGCGGCGAACGGGCACATCGCGCTGCGGATGCTGGACCAGTTGGCGCCCGACGTCGTAACTCTCGACATCGAGATGCCGGAAATGAATGGCCTGGAGACGTTGCGCGAGCTTCGCCGTACGCGGCCGCGGCTTCCGGTGATCATGTTCAGCACGCTCACCGAGCGTGGCGCGGTTGCGACGCTGGAAGCGTTCTCGCTGGGGGCATCCGACTATGTGACGAAGCCGTCCAACTCGCGACCAGGTGGCCAGGGGGTCGAGGCGATCCGCGCGCAACTGGTTCCGAAGATCCGGGCGTTGTGCCGCAAGGAGCGCCCAGCACTTCCCCCGCTGCCGCAAAAGTTCAATCGGGACACCTCCTTTCCAGGCGTACCGATCACCGCCGTGGCGATTGGTACTTCGACGGGTGGACCGAATGCGTTGTCGCAAGTTCTGCCGCGCTTGCCGAAGGGTTTTCCGGTGCCGGTCTTCGTGGTGCAGCATATGCCTCCGATGTTCACGCGCTTCCTCGCAGAACGATTGAATCGAGAGTGCGCGATTCCGGTGCGCGAAGTCGAAGAGCAGGAAGTCGTGCAGCCCGGGACGATCCGCGTAGCCGCGGGAGATCACCACATGACAGTGGAACGGATGGGGCTCGGGTTCCAACTGCGACGCTCGCAGGGGCCTCCGGAGAACTCGTGCCGTCCCGCGGTGGATGTTCTTTTTCGTTCGGTAGCGCGGGCCTACGGAGCGGGCGTGCTCGCGGTGGTGATGACTGGCATGGGACAGGATGGCTTTCGTGGGGCGCAGACGATTCGAGAAGCCGGCGGTACGGTCATCGCTCAGGACGAAGCCACATCCGTGGTGTGGGGCATGCCTGGCTATGTCGCGAATGCCGGGCTCGCGGAACGGGTGCTGCCGGTGACGGAAATTGGAAACGAGATAGTTCGCAGGGTAAGTCTGGGGGCGGCAATGCGCCGCGGAGCTTGAGGCATGGCGATCTCATTGAATGAATTTGACTATCTGCGGGAACTGGTGTTGACGCACTCGGCGATTGCCATCGAGAGCGGAAAAGAGTATCTCGCGGAGTCGCGCCTGGCCCAATTGGCATATGTCGAAGGCCAGACCTCTGTGAACGCATTGCTGACGAACATGCGCGGCAAGCCGTTCGGCACATTGCATCGCAAGGTGCTCGACGCGATGACCAACAACGAGACCTGGTTCTTTCGCGACCTGCATCCGTTCGAGATGATCAAGCGGAAGGTACTGCCGGAGTTGATCGTCAGCCGGGGAACCTTACGCCGATTGAATATCTGGAGCGCGGCGTCGTCGAGCGGGCAGGAAGCCTATAGTCTCGCGATGATGATTGAGGATGAGTTTCCGGAGCTGCGATCGTGGACCGTCCGGATACTGGGAACCGATATCTCGTCGGCGATTCTGAACCGCGCGCGCGGCGGTCGTTACACACAGATGGAAGTGAACCGGGGATTGCCGGCACCGCTGTTAACGCGACACTTTCGGCGCGAAGGGCTGGAGTGGGTGATCAAGGACAGCATTCGCAGCCGGGTAAGTTTCGAGGCGATCAACCTATCGAATCCGTGGCAGGCGATGGCGACGATGGACATCATCATGCTTCGCAATGTGCTCATCTATTTCGAAGTGCCAATGAAGAAGCAAATTCTAGCCCGTGCTCGAAACGTGCTTCATCCGGATGGGTACCTTTTCCTGGGCAGTGCGGAGAGCATGATGGGGCTCGACGACGGCTTCGAGCGGGTGGAGTATGGCAAAGCCTCTTGCTATCGGTTGAGGAGATGATCGTGGCGATCCGACAGGAAGACTTAATTGCAATGAACGAACAAATGTGGGCGGCGATGCTTGGCATTCCCTTGGCCAGCACCGAATTCGGCGGCGCGGTGATCCATGGACAAGGTTACATCGGCGCATGTGTGCAACTGGTGGGAGCGTGGGAAGGCGCCGTGCGATTGGATTGCAGCACGGGCCTGGCGCAACTCGCGGCACGACGTTTTCTCGCGAAGACGCCGGAGGATTTGACCATCGACGATTTGCGAGACACCGTGGGGGAGCTTACCAACATGGTGG
This window encodes:
- a CDS encoding protein-glutamate methylesterase/protein-glutamine glutaminase codes for the protein MNRTRVLIVDDSVVIRSLLRQILAQEADLEVAGVAANGHIALRMLDQLAPDVVTLDIEMPEMNGLETLRELRRTRPRLPVIMFSTLTERGAVATLEAFSLGASDYVTKPSNSRPGGQGVEAIRAQLVPKIRALCRKERPALPPLPQKFNRDTSFPGVPITAVAIGTSTGGPNALSQVLPRLPKGFPVPVFVVQHMPPMFTRFLAERLNRECAIPVREVEEQEVVQPGTIRVAAGDHHMTVERMGLGFQLRRSQGPPENSCRPAVDVLFRSVARAYGAGVLAVVMTGMGQDGFRGAQTIREAGGTVIAQDEATSVVWGMPGYVANAGLAERVLPVTEIGNEIVRRVSLGAAMRRGA
- a CDS encoding chemotaxis protein CheX, giving the protein MAIRQEDLIAMNEQMWAAMLGIPLASTEFGGAVIHGQGYIGACVQLVGAWEGAVRLDCSTGLAQLAARRFLAKTPEDLTIDDLRDTVGELTNMVAGSVKALVAQPTHVSLPSVADGADYDLTVRGGRVLLQCPFEWEGNSMLVSLLERDPEADPLRNCTPFRVQ
- a CDS encoding response regulator — its product is MHALIVDDSSAMRAFLRLALKGAGFSTAEARNGREGLQSLERSNPDIVLLDWNMPEMDGFSMLRAMRADARWKDVKVMMVTTETEMAEMARALGAGADEYVMKPFTREVILEKLEILGMMPQAL
- a CDS encoding CheR family methyltransferase; protein product: MAISLNEFDYLRELVLTHSAIAIESGKEYLAESRLAQLAYVEGQTSVNALLTNMRGKPFGTLHRKVLDAMTNNETWFFRDLHPFEMIKRKVLPELIVSRGTLRRLNIWSAASSSGQEAYSLAMMIEDEFPELRSWTVRILGTDISSAILNRARGGRYTQMEVNRGLPAPLLTRHFRREGLEWVIKDSIRSRVSFEAINLSNPWQAMATMDIIMLRNVLIYFEVPMKKQILARARNVLHPDGYLFLGSAESMMGLDDGFERVEYGKASCYRLRR